From the genome of Bubalus bubalis isolate 160015118507 breed Murrah chromosome 2, NDDB_SH_1, whole genome shotgun sequence, one region includes:
- the MDC1 gene encoding mediator of DNA damage checkpoint protein 1 isoform X7: protein MEDTQILNWEVEEEEEVEERPSESLGYSLEPLGQLRIFSSSYGPEKDFPLYLGKNMIGRMPDCSVALPFSSISKQHAVIEISAWDKAPVLRDCGSLNGTQILRPPKVLGPGVSHRLRDRELILFADLPCQYHRLDVPRPFVSRGPLTVEETPRVQGGTQPPRLLLAEDSEEEVDSFLDKCVVKGPRTSSLATVVPESDEEGPSPAPDGPGPPSAFNLNSDTDEEESQESGAGEASSAPRRGSAAETEQPEPVTAEIQIEKDQCSVKEKNRDTEIERDVRNGVVPTGVILERSQPSGEDSDTDVSDESGPPRRLAGVRPKRAWSCNFIDSDTDGEDEGIPATPAVVPMKERQIFHEAGTQSPQAPGVARQQESPADGDTDIEEGEVPPDRSQASMVIDSNTDDEEEVSAALTLARLRESQAGKWTRDPDAEEDRAQPVALLEQSQASAGGDSDTDVEEEGLPVERRGMVPKGHMDREYSKKSQHPPRDSDTEGKEDKSSPGVHLERSQASAQVEDEVPLGPAVALPEKCQVQGIVWTHHTDAEAEGGPARLPVLRLEEAWPPLAGDCKLDAENTSSAAAGVRKSQLPAEKDAGTTWDAAVPEQDRALATGTQGGSSTAPGEQDLLPVSRENLADLVVDTGTPGEPQPQREGAQTTTGREREPHGNRATDSGESLHDSEDLDLPATQCFADRKNQSLEAPSMEDEPTQAFLFTLPQEPGPSCCSSQATGDLNCEMPPAEKASRGDQESPDACLPPAAPEASAALPNSLISQIQKHPAPQSLLFPSPAPLELPIPRTRENENQEAPETPFSSELNSVHPEPKVRPQGSSPVSSLPLEPHPTTPTGQPIALEPTSGVSRSGTHSSFDVTASSVVPTALALQPSTSTDQPVAPKPTLRAPRGRAQRSSVKTPEPNVRTDQPIAPELTAKATRGRAQRSSVKTPKPDNPTIPKPQPSTSTDQPVTPKPTSRAPRGRTPKSSAKTPEPAVPTASELQPAAPKDQPVAPELTSRATRGRTQRSSIKTSKPDMSTAPEPQPSTSTDQPVTPKPTSRAPRGRTPRSSSKTPEPVVSTASELQPSALTDQPVTPELTSRATRGRAQRSSVKTPDPVTTTTPELQPSTSTDQLVTPKRPSRAPRGRTRRSSAKTPEPVVPTASELQPSAPADQPVGPWATQCRRHRSSVKTLEPVVPTAPEPQPSTSKDQSVAPEPTSQATQSQTHRSSVKTSQPTEPTAPDLKPSSPTDQPVTPKVIAQGGPSRTRRASTASAVLVPTTPEFQCPVPSEQPLSPDPIPEVNCSLRPRATRKHGSPTAHVHEPCTAPPEPNSRSSRNQTHGAMKAAKLLSTIPEPAFAQLPEAPPHTPQMPKEEAADGSGFTPEPQPRASQNRKRPSATAHSPPLQKRLQRGRVPQKAASLKEEENPAARPRKEEGVVIPGPGKRKREQTEEESQGRPSRSLRRTKPVQESTAPKVLFTGVVDARGERTVLALGGSLASSVAEASHLVTDRIRRTVKFLCALGRGIPILSLAWLHESRKAGCFLPPDEYLVTDPEQEKNFGFSLREALSRARERRLLEGYEIHVTPGVQPPPPQMGEIINCCGGAILPSMPRSYKPQRVVITCSQDFPRCAIPSRVGLPVLSPEFLLTGVLKQEVKPEAFAFSTVEMSST, encoded by the exons ATGGAAGACACCCAAATTTTAAACTGGGAAgttgaagaagaggaggaggttgAAGAGAGACCCAGTGAATCTCTGGGGTATAGCTTGGAGCCCCTAGGGCAGCTGCGTATCTTCAGTAGTTCCTATGGACCAGAAAAAG ACTTCCCACTCTACCTCGGGAAGAACATGATAGGCCGAATGCCTGATTGCTCTGTGGCCCTGCCCTTTTCATCAATCTCCAAACAACATGCAGTGATTGAAATCTCTGCCTGGGACAAGGCGCCTGTCCTCCGGGATTGCGGGAGCCTCAATGGCACTCAAATCCTGCGGCCTCCTAAGGTCCTGGGCCCTGGGGTGAGTCATCGTTTGCGGGACCGGGAGTTGATTCTCTTTGCTGACTTGCCCTGCCAGTACCATCGCTTGGATGTCCCCCGGCCTTTTGTCTCCCGGGGCCCTCTAACTGTAGAGGAGACACCCAGGGTACAGGGAGGAACTCAACCCCCCAGGCTTCTGTTGGCTGAGGACTCAGAGGAAGAAGTAG ATTCCTTTTTGGACAAGTGTGTGGTGAAAGGACCAAGGACCTCCTCTTTGGCAACAGTCGTTCCAGAGAG TGATGAAGAAGGGCCTTCCCCTGCCCCAGATGGGCCCGGGCCACCTTCTGCCTTCAACTTGAACAGCGACACGGATGAGGAAGAAAGTCAGGAATCAGGAGCAGGGGAGGCCTCTTCAGCTCCCAGAAGAGGTAGCGCTGCAGAGACAGAACAGCCTGAACCTGTCACAGCCGaaatccagattgaaaaagatCAGTGTTCCGTGAAGGAGAAGAACAGGGACACAGAAATCGAGAGGGATGTGAGGAATGGGGTGGTTCCGACTGGAGTGATTCTGGAGAGGAGCCAGCCTTCTGGGGAGGACAGTGACACAGATGTGAGTGATGAGAGTGGGCCTCCAAGAAGGCTTGCTGGGGTCCGTCCAAAAAGGGCCTGGTCTTGTAACTTCATAGATAGTGATACCGATGGGGAGGATGAGGGGATCCCTGCTACCCCAGCAGTGGTTCCCATGAAGGAGAGGCAGATCTTCCACGAAGCTGGTACACAGAGCCCCCAGGCACCTGGTGTGGCACGTCAGCAGGAGAGCCCAGCTGATGGTGATACAGATATAGAGGAGGGGGAGGTCCCCCCGGACAGAAGCCAAGCTTCCATGGTGATCGACAGCAATACAGACGATGAGGAAGAAGTCTCTGCAGCACTGACACTGGCACGTCTAAGAGAGAGCCAGGCTGGTAAGTGGACCCGAGATCCAGATGCAGAAGAGGACAGGGCCCAACCAGTGGCCCTTCTGGAGCAAAGCCAGGCCTCTGCTGGGGGAGACAGTGACACAGATGTGGAGGAAGAGGGGCTCCCAGTGGAAAGGAGGGGAATGGTTCCCAAGGGTCACATGGATAGGGAATATTCAAAAAAGAGCCAGCATCCTCCCAGGGACAGTGATACAGAGGGGAAGGAAGATAAGAGCTCACCAGGGGTCCACCTGGAGAGAAGCCAGGCCTCTGCACAAGTGGAGGACGAGGTCCCACTGGGGCCAGCTGTTGCACTTCCGGAGAAATGTCAGGTACAAGGCATAGTGTGGACACATCACACTGATGCGGAGGCAGAAGGGGGCCCGGCACGGCTCCCCGTGCTGCGTCTAGAGGAAGCCTGGCCTCCTCTAGCTGGGGACTGTAAACTGGATGCGGAGAACACATCCTCAGCAGCAGCTGGTGTCAGAAAGAGCCAGCTTCCGGCAGAAAAAGATGCTGGGACCACGTGGGATGCAGCCGTTCCTGAACAGGACAGAGCACTTGCCACCGGGACCCAGGGTGGGTCATCCACGGCACCAGGGGAGCAGGACCTTCTCCCGGTCTCAAGGGAAAACCTAGCAGATCTGGTGGTGGACACAGGCACTCCAGGGGAGCCCCAGCCGCAGAGAGAGGGGGCCCAGACCACcacaggaagggagagagaaccGCATGGGAATAGGGCCACAGATTCTGGAGAGAGCCTCCATG ATTCTGAAGATCTGGACTTACCAGCTACCCAGTGCTTTGCAGACAGAAAGAATCAGAGCCTGGAAG CCCCCAGCATGGAGGATGAGCCCACCCAGGCCTTCCTGTTTACTCTGCCCCAAGAGCCTGGCCCTTCctgttgcagctcccaggccacAG GTGACTTGAATTGCGAGATGCCACCTGCTGAGAAGGCTTCCAGG GGTGATCAGGAATCCCCAGATGCTTGTCTGCCTCCTGCAGCACCTGAAGCCTCAGCTGCACTCCCAAACTCCCTCATCTCTCAGATCCAAAAACATCCCGCACCTCAGTCCCTCCTTTTTCCCTCTCCAGCTCCTTTAGAACTGCCTATTCCCAGGACCAGAGAAAATGAGAATCAGGAAGCTCCAGAGACTCCCTTCTCCTCAGAGCTGAACTCTGTCCACCCAGAACCCAAAGTCAGGCCGCAGGGGTCTTCTCCAGTTTCTTCTCTACCCCTTGAGCCCCACCCTACCACCCCCACAGGCCAGCCTATTGCCCTTGAACCCACATCTGGGGTCTCTCGGAGCGGGACACATAGTTCCTTTGATGTAACTGCCTCATCAGTTGTCCCCACAGCCCTTGCACTGCAGCCATCCACCTCCACAGACCAGCCTGTCGCCCCTAAGCCCACACTTCGGGCCCCTCGGGGCAGGGCACAGAGGTCTTCTGTCAAAACCCCTGAACCCAATGTCCGCACAGACCAGCCTATTGCCCCTGAGCTCACAGCTAAGGCCACTCGGGGCAGGGCACAGAGGTCTTCTGTCAAGACTCCCAAACCAGATAACCCCACAATACCCAAGCCCCAGCCTTCTACTTCCACAGACCAGCCTGTCACCCCCAAACCCACATCTCGGGCCCCTCGGGGCAGGACACCTAAGTCTTCTGCCAAGACTCCTGAACCAGCTGTCCCCACAGCCTCTGAGCTCCAGCCTGCTGCCCCTAAAGACCAGCCTGTTGCTCCTGAGCTCACATCTAGAGCCACTCGGGGCAGGACACAGAGGTCTTCTATCAAGACTTCCAAACCAGATATGTCCACAGCCCCCGAGCCCCAGCCTTCCACTTCCACAGACCAGCCTGTCACCCCCAAACCCACGTCTCGGGCCCCTCGAGGCAGGACACCTAGGTCTTCCTCCAAGACTCCTGAACCAGTTGTCTCCACAGCCTCTGAGCTCCAGCCTTCTGCCCTCACAGACCAGCCTGTCACTCCTGAGCTCACATCTAGGGCTACTCGGGGCAGGGCACAGAGATCCTCTGTCAAAACCCCTGATCCAGTTACCACCACAACACCTGAGCTCCAGCCTTCCACCTCCACAGACCAGCTTGTCACCCCCAAACGCCCATCTCGGGCCCCTCGAGGCAGGACACGTAGGTCGTCTGCCAAGACTCCTGAACCAGTTGTTCCCACAGCCTCTGAGCTCCAGCCTTCTGCCCCTGCAGACCAGCCTGTTGGTCCTTGGGCCACTCAGTGTAGAAGACATAGGTCTTCTGTCAAGACCCTGGAACCAGTTGTCCCCACAGCCCCTGAACCTCAGCCTTCTACTTCTAAAGACCAGTCTGTCGCTCCTGAACCCACATCTCAGGCCACTCAGAGCCAAACACATAGGTCCTCTGTCAAGACATCCCAGCCAactgaacccacagcccctgacCTCAAACCTTCCTCCCCCACAGACCAGCCTGTCACTCCCAAGGTCATAGCTCAGGGTGGTCCAAGCAGGACACGAAGGGCTTCTACAGCAAGTGCTGTGCTAGTTCCTACTACCCCTGAATTTCAGTGTCCAGTCCCCTCAGAACAGCCTCTTTCCCCTGACCCCATCCCCGAAGTCAACTGCAGCCTTAGGCCGAGGGCCACTAGGAAACATGGGTCTCCCACAGCTCATGTTCATGAGCCCTGTACCGCACCCCCTGAACCTAACTCCCGCTCCTCAAGGAACCAAACACATGGGGCAATGAAGGCAGCCAAGCTCCTTAGCACCATTCCTGAGCCTGCCTTTGCCCAGCTCCCCGAGGCACCGCCTCACACTCCCCAGATGCCAAAGGAGGAGGCAGCAGATGGGTCAGGCTTCACCCCAGAGCCCCAGCCTAGGGCCTCTCAAAACCGCAAGAGGCCTTCAGCTACTGCACATTCACCTCCACTTCAAAAACGGCTCCAGAGAGGGAGAGTCCCTCAGAAGGCAGCATCccttaaggaagaagaaaatccaGCAGCGAGGCCAAGGAAGGAAGAG GGTGTAGTGATTCCGGGTCCaggcaagagaaagagagagcagaCAGAGGAGGAGTCCCAGGGAAGACCGAGCCGTAGCCTGCGACGGACCAAACCTGTTCAGGAGTCCACGGCCCCCAAA GTGCTCTTCACGGGCGTGGTGGATGCTCGCGGAGAAAGGACAGTGCTGGCCCTGGGGGGCAGTCTGGCCAGCTCAGTGGCTGAGGCTTCTCACCTGGTGACTGATCGGATCCGCCGGACGGTCAAGTTTCTGTGTGCCCTGGGCCGGGGCATCCCCATCCTCTCCCTGGCCTGGCTGCATGAG TCCCGCAAGGCAGGCTGCTTCTTGCCCCCGGACGAATATTTGGTGACTGATCCCGAGCAGGAGAAGAACTTCGGCTTCAGCCTTCGGGAGGCCCTGAGCCGAGCTCGGGAGCGAAGGCTGCTGGAG GGCTATGAGATTCACGTGACCCCCGGAGTCCAACCACCGCCACCTCAGATGGGAGAGATCATCAACTGCTGTGGAGGCGCCATCCTGCCTAGCATGCCCCGGTCCTACAAG CCTCAGAGGGTCGTGATCACATGTTCCCAGGACTTCCCTCGATGTGCCATTCCATCTCGGGTTGGGCTGCCTGTCCTCTCACCCGAGTTCCTGCTGACGGGAGTACTGAAGCAGGAAGTCAAGCCAGAGgcctttgccttctccactgtggaAATGTCATCCACCTGA
- the MDC1 gene encoding mediator of DNA damage checkpoint protein 1 isoform X3: MEDTQILNWEVEEEEEVEERPSESLGYSLEPLGQLRIFSSSYGPEKDFPLYLGKNMIGRMPDCSVALPFSSISKQHAVIEISAWDKAPVLRDCGSLNGTQILRPPKVLGPGVSHRLRDRELILFADLPCQYHRLDVPRPFVSRGPLTVEETPRVQGGTQPPRLLLAEDSEEEVDSFLDKCVVKGPRTSSLATVVPESDEEGPSPAPDGPGPPSAFNLNSDTDEEESQESGAGEASSAPRRGSAAETEQPEPVTAEIQIEKDQCSVKEKNRDTEIERDVRNGVVPTGVILERSQPSGEDSDTDVSDESGPPRRLAGVRPKRAWSCNFIDSDTDGEDEGIPATPAVVPMKERQIFHEAGTQSPQAPGVARQQESPADGDTDIEEGEVPPDRSQASMVIDSNTDDEEEVSAALTLARLRESQAGKWTRDPDAEEDRAQPVALLEQSQASAGGDSDTDVEEEGLPVERRGMVPKGHMDREYSKKSQHPPRDSDTEGKEDKSSPGVHLERSQASAQVEDEVPLGPAVALPEKCQVQGIVWTHHTDAEAEGGPARLPVLRLEEAWPPLAGDCKLDAENTSSAAAGVRKSQLPAEKDAGTTWDAAVPEQDRALATGTQGGSSTAPGEQDLLPVSRENLADLVVDTGTPGEPQPQREGAQTTTGREREPHGNRATDSGESLHDSEDLDLPATQCFADRKNQSLEAAPSMEDEPTQAFLFTLPQEPGPSCCSSQATGSLNEAWEVLATQPFCPREYEASETQTAVTLLDTRASCPPPSRTAQQEQHPESPVRAEALGMEGRGMQTVEKDKGDLNCEMPPAEKASRGDQESPDACLPPAAPEASAALPNSLISQIQKHPAPQSLLFPSPAPLELPIPRTRENENQEAPETPFSSELNSVHPEPKVRPQGSSPVSSLPLEPHPTTPTGQPIALEPTSGVSRSGTHSSFDVTASSVVPTALALQPSTSTDQPVAPKPTLRAPRGRAQRSSVKTPEPNVRTDQPIAPELTAKATRGRAQRSSVKTPKPDNPTIPKPQPSTSTDQPVTPKPTSRAPRGRTPKSSAKTPEPAVPTASELQPAAPKDQPVAPELTSRATRGRTQRSSIKTSKPDMSTAPEPQPSTSTDQPVTPKPTSRAPRGRTPRSSSKTPEPVVSTASELQPSALTDQPVTPELTSRATRGRAQRSSVKTPDPVTTTTPELQPSTSTDQLVTPKRPSRAPRGRTRRSSAKTPEPVVPTASELQPSAPADQPVGPWATQCRRHRSSVKTLEPVVPTAPEPQPSTSKDQSVAPEPTSQATQSQTHRSSVKTSQPTEPTAPDLKPSSPTDQPVTPKVIAQGGPSRTRRASTASAVLVPTTPEFQCPVPSEQPLSPDPIPEVNCSLRPRATRKHGSPTAHVHEPCTAPPEPNSRSSRNQTHGAMKAAKLLSTIPEPAFAQLPEAPPHTPQMPKEEAADGSGFTPEPQPRASQNRKRPSATAHSPPLQKRLQRGRVPQKAASLKEEENPAARPRKEEGVVIPGPGKRKREQTEEESQGRPSRSLRRTKPVQESTAPKVLFTGVVDARGERTVLALGGSLASSVAEASHLVTDRIRRTVKFLCALGRGIPILSLAWLHESRKAGCFLPPDEYLVTDPEQEKNFGFSLREALSRARERRLLEGYEIHVTPGVQPPPPQMGEIINCCGGAILPSMPRSYKPQRVVITCSQDFPRCAIPSRVGLPVLSPEFLLTGVLKQEVKPEAFAFSTVEMSST; the protein is encoded by the exons ATGGAAGACACCCAAATTTTAAACTGGGAAgttgaagaagaggaggaggttgAAGAGAGACCCAGTGAATCTCTGGGGTATAGCTTGGAGCCCCTAGGGCAGCTGCGTATCTTCAGTAGTTCCTATGGACCAGAAAAAG ACTTCCCACTCTACCTCGGGAAGAACATGATAGGCCGAATGCCTGATTGCTCTGTGGCCCTGCCCTTTTCATCAATCTCCAAACAACATGCAGTGATTGAAATCTCTGCCTGGGACAAGGCGCCTGTCCTCCGGGATTGCGGGAGCCTCAATGGCACTCAAATCCTGCGGCCTCCTAAGGTCCTGGGCCCTGGGGTGAGTCATCGTTTGCGGGACCGGGAGTTGATTCTCTTTGCTGACTTGCCCTGCCAGTACCATCGCTTGGATGTCCCCCGGCCTTTTGTCTCCCGGGGCCCTCTAACTGTAGAGGAGACACCCAGGGTACAGGGAGGAACTCAACCCCCCAGGCTTCTGTTGGCTGAGGACTCAGAGGAAGAAGTAG ATTCCTTTTTGGACAAGTGTGTGGTGAAAGGACCAAGGACCTCCTCTTTGGCAACAGTCGTTCCAGAGAG TGATGAAGAAGGGCCTTCCCCTGCCCCAGATGGGCCCGGGCCACCTTCTGCCTTCAACTTGAACAGCGACACGGATGAGGAAGAAAGTCAGGAATCAGGAGCAGGGGAGGCCTCTTCAGCTCCCAGAAGAGGTAGCGCTGCAGAGACAGAACAGCCTGAACCTGTCACAGCCGaaatccagattgaaaaagatCAGTGTTCCGTGAAGGAGAAGAACAGGGACACAGAAATCGAGAGGGATGTGAGGAATGGGGTGGTTCCGACTGGAGTGATTCTGGAGAGGAGCCAGCCTTCTGGGGAGGACAGTGACACAGATGTGAGTGATGAGAGTGGGCCTCCAAGAAGGCTTGCTGGGGTCCGTCCAAAAAGGGCCTGGTCTTGTAACTTCATAGATAGTGATACCGATGGGGAGGATGAGGGGATCCCTGCTACCCCAGCAGTGGTTCCCATGAAGGAGAGGCAGATCTTCCACGAAGCTGGTACACAGAGCCCCCAGGCACCTGGTGTGGCACGTCAGCAGGAGAGCCCAGCTGATGGTGATACAGATATAGAGGAGGGGGAGGTCCCCCCGGACAGAAGCCAAGCTTCCATGGTGATCGACAGCAATACAGACGATGAGGAAGAAGTCTCTGCAGCACTGACACTGGCACGTCTAAGAGAGAGCCAGGCTGGTAAGTGGACCCGAGATCCAGATGCAGAAGAGGACAGGGCCCAACCAGTGGCCCTTCTGGAGCAAAGCCAGGCCTCTGCTGGGGGAGACAGTGACACAGATGTGGAGGAAGAGGGGCTCCCAGTGGAAAGGAGGGGAATGGTTCCCAAGGGTCACATGGATAGGGAATATTCAAAAAAGAGCCAGCATCCTCCCAGGGACAGTGATACAGAGGGGAAGGAAGATAAGAGCTCACCAGGGGTCCACCTGGAGAGAAGCCAGGCCTCTGCACAAGTGGAGGACGAGGTCCCACTGGGGCCAGCTGTTGCACTTCCGGAGAAATGTCAGGTACAAGGCATAGTGTGGACACATCACACTGATGCGGAGGCAGAAGGGGGCCCGGCACGGCTCCCCGTGCTGCGTCTAGAGGAAGCCTGGCCTCCTCTAGCTGGGGACTGTAAACTGGATGCGGAGAACACATCCTCAGCAGCAGCTGGTGTCAGAAAGAGCCAGCTTCCGGCAGAAAAAGATGCTGGGACCACGTGGGATGCAGCCGTTCCTGAACAGGACAGAGCACTTGCCACCGGGACCCAGGGTGGGTCATCCACGGCACCAGGGGAGCAGGACCTTCTCCCGGTCTCAAGGGAAAACCTAGCAGATCTGGTGGTGGACACAGGCACTCCAGGGGAGCCCCAGCCGCAGAGAGAGGGGGCCCAGACCACcacaggaagggagagagaaccGCATGGGAATAGGGCCACAGATTCTGGAGAGAGCCTCCATG ATTCTGAAGATCTGGACTTACCAGCTACCCAGTGCTTTGCAGACAGAAAGAATCAGAGCCTGGAAG CAGCCCCCAGCATGGAGGATGAGCCCACCCAGGCCTTCCTGTTTACTCTGCCCCAAGAGCCTGGCCCTTCctgttgcagctcccaggccacAG GTTCCCTGAATGAGGCATGGGAGGTCTTGGCGACACAGCCATTCTGTCCGAGAGAGTATGAGGCCTCCGAGACCCAAACCGCTGTCACCCTCCTTGACACCCGTGCATCTTGCCCCCCTCCATCTAGGACAGCACAGCAAGAGCAACATCCAGAGAGCCCAGTCCGTGCAGAAGCACTGGGGATGGAAGGCAGAGGGATGCAGACTGTGGAGAAAGACAAGG GTGACTTGAATTGCGAGATGCCACCTGCTGAGAAGGCTTCCAGG GGTGATCAGGAATCCCCAGATGCTTGTCTGCCTCCTGCAGCACCTGAAGCCTCAGCTGCACTCCCAAACTCCCTCATCTCTCAGATCCAAAAACATCCCGCACCTCAGTCCCTCCTTTTTCCCTCTCCAGCTCCTTTAGAACTGCCTATTCCCAGGACCAGAGAAAATGAGAATCAGGAAGCTCCAGAGACTCCCTTCTCCTCAGAGCTGAACTCTGTCCACCCAGAACCCAAAGTCAGGCCGCAGGGGTCTTCTCCAGTTTCTTCTCTACCCCTTGAGCCCCACCCTACCACCCCCACAGGCCAGCCTATTGCCCTTGAACCCACATCTGGGGTCTCTCGGAGCGGGACACATAGTTCCTTTGATGTAACTGCCTCATCAGTTGTCCCCACAGCCCTTGCACTGCAGCCATCCACCTCCACAGACCAGCCTGTCGCCCCTAAGCCCACACTTCGGGCCCCTCGGGGCAGGGCACAGAGGTCTTCTGTCAAAACCCCTGAACCCAATGTCCGCACAGACCAGCCTATTGCCCCTGAGCTCACAGCTAAGGCCACTCGGGGCAGGGCACAGAGGTCTTCTGTCAAGACTCCCAAACCAGATAACCCCACAATACCCAAGCCCCAGCCTTCTACTTCCACAGACCAGCCTGTCACCCCCAAACCCACATCTCGGGCCCCTCGGGGCAGGACACCTAAGTCTTCTGCCAAGACTCCTGAACCAGCTGTCCCCACAGCCTCTGAGCTCCAGCCTGCTGCCCCTAAAGACCAGCCTGTTGCTCCTGAGCTCACATCTAGAGCCACTCGGGGCAGGACACAGAGGTCTTCTATCAAGACTTCCAAACCAGATATGTCCACAGCCCCCGAGCCCCAGCCTTCCACTTCCACAGACCAGCCTGTCACCCCCAAACCCACGTCTCGGGCCCCTCGAGGCAGGACACCTAGGTCTTCCTCCAAGACTCCTGAACCAGTTGTCTCCACAGCCTCTGAGCTCCAGCCTTCTGCCCTCACAGACCAGCCTGTCACTCCTGAGCTCACATCTAGGGCTACTCGGGGCAGGGCACAGAGATCCTCTGTCAAAACCCCTGATCCAGTTACCACCACAACACCTGAGCTCCAGCCTTCCACCTCCACAGACCAGCTTGTCACCCCCAAACGCCCATCTCGGGCCCCTCGAGGCAGGACACGTAGGTCGTCTGCCAAGACTCCTGAACCAGTTGTTCCCACAGCCTCTGAGCTCCAGCCTTCTGCCCCTGCAGACCAGCCTGTTGGTCCTTGGGCCACTCAGTGTAGAAGACATAGGTCTTCTGTCAAGACCCTGGAACCAGTTGTCCCCACAGCCCCTGAACCTCAGCCTTCTACTTCTAAAGACCAGTCTGTCGCTCCTGAACCCACATCTCAGGCCACTCAGAGCCAAACACATAGGTCCTCTGTCAAGACATCCCAGCCAactgaacccacagcccctgacCTCAAACCTTCCTCCCCCACAGACCAGCCTGTCACTCCCAAGGTCATAGCTCAGGGTGGTCCAAGCAGGACACGAAGGGCTTCTACAGCAAGTGCTGTGCTAGTTCCTACTACCCCTGAATTTCAGTGTCCAGTCCCCTCAGAACAGCCTCTTTCCCCTGACCCCATCCCCGAAGTCAACTGCAGCCTTAGGCCGAGGGCCACTAGGAAACATGGGTCTCCCACAGCTCATGTTCATGAGCCCTGTACCGCACCCCCTGAACCTAACTCCCGCTCCTCAAGGAACCAAACACATGGGGCAATGAAGGCAGCCAAGCTCCTTAGCACCATTCCTGAGCCTGCCTTTGCCCAGCTCCCCGAGGCACCGCCTCACACTCCCCAGATGCCAAAGGAGGAGGCAGCAGATGGGTCAGGCTTCACCCCAGAGCCCCAGCCTAGGGCCTCTCAAAACCGCAAGAGGCCTTCAGCTACTGCACATTCACCTCCACTTCAAAAACGGCTCCAGAGAGGGAGAGTCCCTCAGAAGGCAGCATCccttaaggaagaagaaaatccaGCAGCGAGGCCAAGGAAGGAAGAG GGTGTAGTGATTCCGGGTCCaggcaagagaaagagagagcagaCAGAGGAGGAGTCCCAGGGAAGACCGAGCCGTAGCCTGCGACGGACCAAACCTGTTCAGGAGTCCACGGCCCCCAAA GTGCTCTTCACGGGCGTGGTGGATGCTCGCGGAGAAAGGACAGTGCTGGCCCTGGGGGGCAGTCTGGCCAGCTCAGTGGCTGAGGCTTCTCACCTGGTGACTGATCGGATCCGCCGGACGGTCAAGTTTCTGTGTGCCCTGGGCCGGGGCATCCCCATCCTCTCCCTGGCCTGGCTGCATGAG TCCCGCAAGGCAGGCTGCTTCTTGCCCCCGGACGAATATTTGGTGACTGATCCCGAGCAGGAGAAGAACTTCGGCTTCAGCCTTCGGGAGGCCCTGAGCCGAGCTCGGGAGCGAAGGCTGCTGGAG GGCTATGAGATTCACGTGACCCCCGGAGTCCAACCACCGCCACCTCAGATGGGAGAGATCATCAACTGCTGTGGAGGCGCCATCCTGCCTAGCATGCCCCGGTCCTACAAG CCTCAGAGGGTCGTGATCACATGTTCCCAGGACTTCCCTCGATGTGCCATTCCATCTCGGGTTGGGCTGCCTGTCCTCTCACCCGAGTTCCTGCTGACGGGAGTACTGAAGCAGGAAGTCAAGCCAGAGgcctttgccttctccactgtggaAATGTCATCCACCTGA